cttgaaaaaacaaagaatacttcgtgaaatcaaacaaaaacaagaacaacgATCAAAAATCAGAATTACCCACGATCAGAATTCCTCAAGAAAACCATTTAAACGAAAAAAAGAGGTAAGATCGAGGCAATGAGCAAAAGGGTTTGAAGTAAGATACCCAACGGACGCGGCAGAGGCTTGAACAGAACGAAGGGCGGTTCCATGAAGCGATTTCAGATTGAGAGGCAAAAACCCACGATTCTTTCCACCATGGGAAGCAAAAACGGAAGTGGGTTTCGAGAGATTGGGGATACGAGTAGTAGAAATTGGAGGAGGAGCAGTGAAAACCAATTTGGCCTTCATTTTAGACGGAAACAGAGGTGAAAACAGAGGATCAAAGGGAATCTATGGAGAAAAACAAGACCCAGATGGAAGAGGAAGGGAAATAAGCAAAAGggggaaagaaaaataggTATGAACGTACTATTTCATGGGGGTGCGCAGGAAGGCAGTGGGATCAGTGGAAGCGGCTGGCGGACTCCATCGCCAAGCCAACAACCATCGTTGGTCAAGTCGTCCACTTTTGATATTCGCTTTTGTTCTTCACCTAACACGATTTACATATAGTACCCACCACGAAAAACGAGTTCTACGGTGTAATTTTCTAAgtttggtttgaatttttctttaagcGTTTTGTTCCCTTGTTAGGATTTGTAATTTGGTTtaaactttcccttttgacTACACATTTCCTTCTCATACCATAATATGTAATTGTATTAAAAATCACTTCGAACTCTGTCTGTTACTTgcttattttgaaatattttgaagtGAAAATTATCCTTACAGATCAACACTCATTCTTTTAGTAAGTCACAAAAAATCATAAGAACATTAAAAAGGAACGCATACCTAAatcttgaagaaaaagaagaccaTCCTTACAGACTAATCACGCGTTCTTTTAGTATGTTTTATCTTCACTCCTTTGTTTCgaaggaaaaatataaagaaattacccaatatagaattgctccaagcTAGAAGTTCCACGTCAaaccacaaaaaagaaaggtatAACTGGCTAATAAATAATACCGGTTGATTCAATTACACGCTCAACCTCTAATCTTGTAAGTTGATTTTTTCTATAGACCTTCAAAATTATCGTTTTGGATtgtaagtaaaaaaatttatttataaacttaaaaatctAAAACGATAATAGTTAAAGAATAGcaggaagatcatgagtttataagtaaaaaaaacatcatgtCCATTATGaagggtttaaaaaaaaaaccaaaagcacCAAAATTTAGGCTCAAAATGAAGTATATATGGAAACTTAACACCTATAGTGAGTCAGCATGGCAGCATGGGTGCTTACTTTAAAGTTACATACACCAAGAAGAGTCATTGGGCGTGAAAACGCCACGTCACCGAAATGGGTTGCAGAAGTGTACAATCCACAAAAGGATTGAGTTGGCAGTCTTAATATGAAGCCACGTGTCAGGGTTTATCCAATTGCCCATAACTTTATGGACCCACATAAAGGACAATCCACGTTTTGGATGAAATGGGTGTGAAAAAGGAGAAGCCTTTATCCTTTTATGTGGTTCCAATTCACTCTTCCCTTCACCTTATAAACCCCTCTTCTCCCATTTCTctcttcatcatccaacaccaaCGAACAAGGCAGCTGCTGAATCTCACAAATGGAAGCTTGTTTTCTGCCTCACAACCAAATCAAACCCACAATTCTCTTCCACTCCCGACCCTCTTCTTCCCCGTCATCCTTCAAAATATCATGTAAGTCTCACTCGTATtgttgttaggaatcacgactctacacaatgatatgataacgGTAGCATGATCTTACTTCTGGTCATGATTAAAGatccatattttatttttctctttaggCTGTCAGTTCAAGTCGCCATCGGACGGTGATGATACGGATTGGAGATCATTTAGAGCCAAGTTGATTGCCAATCAAAAGCTCACAACGCCTCAAATTTCATCGTCTTTTGTGAATCTCGACACGGTGGTGGATCATCCACCGTCGGTCTCGATCGGCGACAAATGGGCGCATGTAATTCATGAGGCTGAAAAGGGATGTCTACTCATTGCAACTGAGAAGCTGGATGGAGTGCACATATTCGAGCGTACCGTGGTTCTCGTTTTGTCAAATGGGGCAATGGGGCCATCGGGGGTGATACTAAATCGGCCGTCGTTGATGTCGATTAAGGAAACGAGGTCGACGACACTGGACGTAGCGGGTACGTTTTGGGAGCGGCCGTTGTACTTCGGGGGGCCATTGGAAGGGGGGTTGTTTTTAGTGAGTCCAAGAAGGGGAGAGGATGATGGGATTGGGAAGAGTGGGGTATTTGAGGAAGTAATGAAGGGAATGTATTATGGGGGTAAAGAGAGTGTTGGGTGTGCGTCGGAAATGGTGAAGAGGAATATGGTTGGGGCTGAGGATTTCAGGTTCTTCGATGGGTATTGTGGGTGGGAGAAGGAGCAATTGAGAGATGAAATTAGAGCTGGGTATTGGACTGTGGCTGCTTGTAGTCCAAGTGTGATTGGTATGGATGTGGCAAGTGTGGGGCTTTGGGAGGATGTTCTTGGCCTTGTGGGTCCTAAAAAGGTCTGGTAATATGATACCCAACAAAACCCCAATTTTATGGGGTTCTAACATTTTCTACATGGACGGATCAAtgtataatttcaaattattatgttaCTTAACAACTTGTGATTTATGAAATCTTAATATCGACCCGCTTTCCGCTAATTTAGTTGCATTTATCAAATGTTATATCGTACACGACGATAATTTAAACTTGCAACTTTTTTAGAAATAGTAGAGATGTACGatttcacatcgattggagagaggaacgaagcatttaagagtatagaaacctctctctaacagacatgttttaaaaatcatgaggtgacgacgatatgtaatgcaccaagttgacaatatcggctagcgatGGGTTTAGgttgttgcaaatggtattagaaccagacaacgagcggtgtgtcaacgagaacgTTGGACCCCTAACCTCTCCTagttgatatattttaaaaaccttgagaggaagcctagaagggaaagcccacgGCACCCCAACCTCTCTTggaagacacgttttaaaaagcttgaggggaagcccagaaaggaaagcccaaagaaaataatatctacACTTGGATTTGCTAGCGGAAGCTTAGTGGAAGCTCTCGgtaggaaagcccaaagaagataatatctacaagcggtggatttggactTGCTAATggaaccttgagggaaaacctaGAACGAAAAggccaaagaagacaatatctattaactgGGCTTGGATATCCTAGCggaaccttgagggaaagcccaataGAATTGGATATCCTAGCAAAACCTTGAGATAAAGCCTAGAAGAGAAAGCTCGATATCTGCTAGCCTAGCGGTGCCTGAGCTCTTACATCTTACAAGAGATATCTTAACCATTAGCAAATGAAACAAACACAATGTCTATAGGACTTTTTTCTGTAATTCACGAACaaatggaatatatcttaactAGTTGAGCTCACGAGTTGATGGAAGAGAGACGACAACTGCCATTACTCAATCTAGACACGTTCTCTTACTAAAAACATTCTTAACAATACATTCATCTTCAACTCCACATCTTCGTTGAGAAACATGATCTGTCATGTCGGAGGAAGAGAGAGGGAAGAGACATGAAAGGGAGAAAGATGAACATATCTCACTCTTTACACTCAAATACATCCCATTTTCCAACTTCCAAGTCCATGTCTTTCCTTGGAGATTATAGATATCgaataatatgaaaatgatatcaatGAATGACTTATGAAAGAATTCAAGAAGTGTAGGCAAGCTCATAGTTTACTATTCAAGATGGTCATGTGGCCTGAATGACATGAACATTGCAGCATACTGCAGAAGCCTACGTTCATTGCTTCCATTTTCCACCACAGTTATCACTGGACGTCTCATCCTCTTTCTGTAGCGACGCCAAGCAAATTGTATGTTCACAGCAGCCCATGTTCTCCAGTTGGAGGAGTAATATCTTGCAGTTCTCTTCAGTCGTTCGTTGGCAAATTTGTAGCGGAAGTGATCGGTTATGTACTTCAGATGGTCTGCTTTCAGGGCAAATACTTCTGTTGGTTCAATGCATACAAATGTAGCTGATGAAGCTGGAAGCCTCTCGAGAAATGGGCGCCGAAGACACCACGATAGCAGCTCGTCGCCCAGAAATCCTCCCGATTCTAGCAAACTTGTTGCTGTCATGCCCTTGCTCAGGCTTTGGTTACGTTTTACACGTCCACACACTATGAATAGCATTCTTGGAACAGGATCTCCTTCTCTGATAATCTGTTTTTATGGAAACATTGATATTAGTGTATCCTTGGTAAATAGCGGATCACCGACGAGTCGGGTTTGAACATgtaccttttcatctttgGAAAATACAAGTGGCTTGACTCGGTCGCAGATGTTGTCGAGAATCAGCTCATCCAGGTTTTGGAACAGCGGCACCTATGCATTTGGTAACAGTTGCATAAGGAAACAGAACCTTAATCACAAGTTTCCCTAGTCCAAAAGAGATCCTCTAccgaacgaaacattctttataagggtgtgaaaacctctcattagcagacgtgtttttaaatcttttaggaaagcccaaaaggggaagacaaaagaggacaatatctactagcggtggatttgggccgttaGACATAAGGAAACAGAACCTCAACCACAAGCCTTCCCTAATCCTAAAGAGATCCTCAAGAGAACAGCTATTCAAACTATTTACCTTTCTGATAAGATCAACACAAAGATGGCGTTTAATGTCTCTTCTAAGACCTTCAGGCAAATCATTGATCAGTTCCATCTCATCTTCTCCACCCATGGCTGCCCATCTCTGGTGTTCATAGTGTCGAACACGATGTCTCAAACGAGATGGCAATTGTCGTCTCCTCATCCACCACTCTAAATCTCGACATCTCAGCTGCATTTTTCGCCTCCTTGCCATGACGGCGTGCAAAAGAACCTTTTTCGCAAAAGGGAGACGAGGTTAAGGTCCACAGAAGAAGAATACTTTCAGCTACATGTGCACAACATATTGAACGAGCAAGCATGCTCACCTGGATGTTACCAATCAAAAGAGTAAAAAGCAGCAATCCACTGAGTACTGTGCAAATACTAAAACATACTTCTAGCCAATTACTCGTGGGCTCGAGATCATTGCCAAACGTGCTGCAACATTTAAACCATCATTATCAAGAAACATAGTGTAGAAAACTCTTCCCTTTTCTCCACAGGAACAGAACACAGAGTTTGAAAACTACTGCTCCTATACTTACCTAAGAGTCATTAAGCCCCAAAAGATGGGATAAAGAATTTTGACAGCAATGGAATTGCTAGAAATGACTGGAAGAGCCCACTTGTAGATGCCATAGGCGAATGGACCATTAACATCCAAGCATATGGGCTTCCTAAAGGCAGAAGTCGAATTACGACCACACGAATTTCCTATGGTTGTAGAAGATGAGAGAAACTGATAACACACCTCCTCTGAGCAAGACAGAGATAGGTTGCACTTGTTTCTCTCACAATGTTGCTGGATGCAAGAAGCAACTCGCTGTATTGCAAGAACATACCAGCAACCCCCAGCAACCTGTTAGCAGGAAAACCAGAAGCGCTTGCAAATTTCAGTTTAAAAGAGATGGCTGTGATGAATATACAAAGCAGGCTTACATGAGAGGCGATGAAATAGGCAATGAGATTGAGTCCAAAACCCCACCAAATGGTGCCAAAGATGTATCCAGTGACCTTTTGCATTCTTGTCattaaaataatggagtggTAAACTTTTGGGAGGAATTGGAACAAGAACATTAACAAGATTACAGTCATTATAAGCTTGATTCTCTCTTCTCTGATTAGTTTTGGTAAAACCAACCAATAAACAATCTGCAATAAGAAGAGATAAGCAGagacaacaaaagaaacactTCAATAATTGGATTTTGATCATACCATGTTTTGAAAAGttagaataaaatatgaaaatcatTGATTTAGCTCACTAAAATTTGAGTTGCTAGTTCTTATTATGATCAAACTATTGTTTATTTGCAATGAttgagatatattttaattcattccCTATCAATAAGCGATTCTCCAAGTTAACTAACTACAAATTCCAATCAATGAACACTACCCATATCATCATTGGGCTctatttaaaatgattaaagaaGAAGGCAAACCTGAGGAACTGGGAGGATCACGAAGGCATCGAACCAGAAGCCTTTGAAGGAACGAACATAGTGGGAGGCGATATCACGAGCGTCCCAGACGAGTTTGCCGCAGCCAATGACCATGCTCTCCTTGGACACATAGGCGAGGCGGAACTGGAGCCAAACGTGCCACAAGTGCACGACATCGAGGAACGTGCGGAGAACAGTAACAACGGCGATTAATCCACCGTCCATGTACAGGCACGGCGACCCACCACGTCCGATGGAGAGCGCGTAGAAGTAGAGAGGATCGACGGCGAGGGCCATTCCACGGGCTAATAACAGAGCCCGGTTCCATCTTTGGACCCGCTTGGTTCTAGGGTCGAGAACACTGCCGAAGCGACCGGAACGATGTTGTGGGTCGGCGCGGCGAGGAGAGGTCTTTGTGGGTTGAATGGGGACGAGGGAAGAGCCGGCGGAGGCCTCCCATTCGGGCTGCTGGTGGGCATGGTCACAGCTGGTGGAATGGAAGGCCGGAACACCGACTTGGGTGCAGGCGTAGCACTCAACGGCGTTGGAGATGGGGTGTTCATCGGCAGCGGTGGTGGTGTTGTTAATGTTGTCGTGGGCATTGAGTGAAGGGGTGGTTCGCCTCAGGCAAAGCTCGCTCCACCTGCAAAttggaaagaaatgaaatgagtAAAAGGGAAAAACAGAGGAGAAGAAATGATTAAAGGAGAAGTGAAAAAGATTACAGACATGGGAGAGGAGAAGGGGAAGCCAGGGAGAGAAGGCATGGGGAGAATGAAGGAACCAGAACCACCATGGGAGAGAGTGGAAGCAAATtcagcagaagaagaagaagtagaagaTGAGGAATAATCACGTAAGGTAAGGGGAGGTGTTGCTGTGGTGGGGGCTTCACTTTTATGCTTCCGTATCTCCAATATTATTCTCAACACTTCAAATAATGTTGccctaaattattattatttttttttaaaaaaacactgaattttgtcttcatttttaaaaaatatatatatattattttaaaaactattatccgaattttaaagatattattttttaagataaaagaattataacaccaaaaaaaaaattatttaaataaaaattttatttagagaAGTCAAAGgttcaaaatttattcatagaaatgaaatttattaagatAAACATCGGTCAGTACGAACATGCAGTTGTCTACAGAGCTACATATACTCATTAGGAGGTTCTGTCCATAATATTCAAGGGTGCCCCTTCGCTCTCCTCCCCAATATTTGGCCCTTTCCCTTTTGATGGGCTGATATTATCTCCtaagaaggaaaataaaaacaaaaaaaaaaaaaattattattatttttttataattatgagagaaaaatgaaaaaagtttCCAGTCGTGTATGGGTCCCTAAAGAACATGCACCACCAAAGCCTAGCCCCATCACCCCATGACTCCACAATTTCAAACCAATCTCCTTTCCAACTTTAACCCTTTTCTCTTTAGGTTCCTATCTTTAAATTTCGTGTGTCGTCTAAATTTGAATAGTTTTAGACTTATACGTTAGGTTTATTAAACCGAATTTACTAAATTTGTTATGTCCTTATAATGATCAAATTTAGacatgaataaaataatatttgttactgttctttaaaatgataaaatattatacatTTGGCCAGTATAAACAGAGACCAAACTTCTTCCTCTAGAGCTCTcgaatattgaatttttaatgtataataagctagagatatattttttttttactttattataattaaataatttccttttattttggtttgaaGGTATTAAATGAAGATGTTTGGTAAGATTTAAGATATGTATATGATAGAAAAGTAAGGGCACATAtaactattatatatataaagttgaaTCAAGAGGTTATAACTGTAATCaggaataaaaggaaaaatattcaaaatataaatataaataaataaataaaagaagatcTTGTCCTTATGCCTAACTGTAATAAAGTTGGAAGCCGAGGGGACCACTTGGGCAGTggggttttgtttctttcattgattaatatataattgagaTTATTGAAAGGGAGTGTTTTTTNTAatgattataattttcatatttttacctttaattttaattttgttatatttttacttgGTTTCTATTTTCCCTCTTCACTTCAagcttttatctttttaatttttaatattaatgcTTACTTTTTGTATTTGGTGTGAATTGTTggtaattaatttaactattatgatgtaatttttttaaattaattataataatgatgaaaagtcagtaattattaattaattaaaaaaatagaaacgaGTAAAAATATAgcattttgaaattaaaaaatcaaatggaaactaaatttataattatgtatAAGAAAGCTAGAGACCAgatattcaataataaataatgtattttttcgtaataaaaaaaatatttttatatatcgAGAATGTATTCATGTGATTCAATATTTGAGAGAATCTAAATCTTCTCTCCTTCCTAATGGTcggaatttttaatttttattttttataatagcCAAATTGATTCGAGCAAAAACAAACTAGTTTGGtaagatttaaattgaattaatttagagagatcatacaatatataatagaaaaaataaaattcaaaattttaaaagaaattaaaataaaaatatattaatttatctaTGACCTTTCATGTTTATAATAACATTAGACCAACATAACTCTCCACGATATTATGATATTGAACCCACCTAAATTAGGTGAACAAAGTACACGAACCTaggatcattccctaaattagggttattttttactatgccttcgaggagggtTGGCacaactaagtttagggcatgactctaataccgtCTGATATTGAACCCACCTAAATTAGGTGAACAAAGTACATGAACCCAAGGtaattccctaaattagggtcattttttactatgcctccGAGGAGGGTtagcacgactaagtttaaggcatgactctaatGCCGTCTGATATGAACCTaggatcattccctaaattagggtCATCTTTTACTATGtcgtttagggcatgactctgatacaatgttagacgaacaagactctccacaatggtatgatattgtccactttgagcataagctctcatggctttgctttgggcttcccaaaaggcatCATACCAATGGACAGAGTATTGTTtgtataaacccatgatcattccctaaatgcCGATGTAGAACTTCCATCATCCATCGTATAAATATTTAGACTAGATCGCATACTTATCCTATATCATATTACATtagattaaattgttataaataaaagtttagaatcggataaaaacatattttttaacttttaagttGGAACATTCGAGATTTGGACACGTCCACAACAAAACATTTGGGAGGGGATTAGGAGAAGGGGATTGATTAGATTTCTATGGGTTAAAGAAGGATGGGGGAGAAAGAGCATGATGATGATCTACAGGCACAAATAATTGTGCCACTCTCTCATTGTCACAACACGTGAAGATTCACATCACCAGCCTGCAGATGGGGCCATGGGTTCATGTTTGAGCAAAACGAAAATAAAGTCGATCAACAAGTTTTGAATCAATTTTGCTTCTGAAAATGGATTGAACGAAAAGGACGAACATTTTTTCACACGATcttacctctctctctctctatctcgcTTGTTTGATTATGTGGTCATTAAATAATCCGTTCGTCCGTACTCCTAAACCAAACACATTcgtttttggtttcttctctATGTCCTTGTCATCCAGAATTTTGGTTGCTATTAATTATCATCCTTCCATTAT
This genomic window from Cucurbita pepo subsp. pepo cultivar mu-cu-16 chromosome LG01, ASM280686v2, whole genome shotgun sequence contains:
- the LOC111809579 gene encoding uncharacterized protein LOC111809579: MEACFLPHNQIKPTILFHSRPSSSPSSFKISCCQFKSPSDGDDTDWRSFRAKLIANQKLTTPQISSSFVNLDTVVDHPPSVSIGDKWAHVIHEAEKGCLLIATEKLDGVHIFERTVVLVLSNGAMGPSGVILNRPSLMSIKETRSTTLDVAGTFWERPLYFGGPLEGGLFLVSPRRGEDDGIGKSGVFEEVMKGMYYGGKESVGCASEMVKRNMVGAEDFRFFDGYCGWEKEQLRDEIRAGYWTVAACSPSVIGMDVASVGLWEDVLGLVGPKKVW
- the LOC111801515 gene encoding cyclic nucleotide-gated ion channel 2; translation: MPSLPGFPFSSPMWSELCLRRTTPSLNAHDNINNTTTAADEHPISNAVECYACTQVGVPAFHSTSCDHAHQQPEWEASAGSSLVPIQPTKTSPRRADPQHRSGRFGSVLDPRTKRVQRWNRALLLARGMALAVDPLYFYALSIGRGGSPCLYMDGGLIAVVTVLRTFLDVVHLWHVWLQFRLAYVSKESMVIGCGKLVWDARDIASHYVRSFKGFWFDAFVILPVPQIVYWLVLPKLIREERIKLIMTVILLMFLFQFLPKVYHSIILMTRMQKVTGYIFGTIWWGFGLNLIAYFIASHVAGGCWYVLAIQRVASCIQQHCERNKCNLSLSCSEEVCYQFLSSSTTIGNSCGRNSTSAFRKPICLDVNGPFAYGIYKWALPVISSNSIAVKILYPIFWGLMTLSTFGNDLEPTSNWLEVCFSICTVLSGLLLFTLLIGNIQVLLHAVMARRRKMQLRCRDLEWWMRRRQLPSRLRHRVRHYEHQRWAAMGGEDEMELINDLPEGLRRDIKRHLCVDLIRKVPLFQNLDELILDNICDRVKPLVFSKDEKIIREGDPVPRMLFIVCGRVKRNQSLSKGMTATSLLESGGFLGDELLSWCLRRPFLERLPASSATFVCIEPTEVFALKADHLKYITDHFRYKFANERLKRTARYYSSNWRTWAAVNIQFAWRRYRKRMRRPVITVVENGSNERRLLQYAAMFMSFRPHDHLE